A single genomic interval of Mucilaginibacter robiniae harbors:
- the nagA gene encoding N-acetylglucosamine-6-phosphate deacetylase, with translation MLTALYNTLIVFNGQVTDGKAVIIENSQIQAVISVSEIPAQAERIDLKGAYLAPGLIDLQIYGSGKQLFGGHPSVAALQEMELDLLQKGCTGFLATVATNIDEVVVKAIEAAKAYRPQAIGSFLGLHMEGSYINPLRRGAHLEQHIKKATLKEITNWINLGEGKIKMITLAPELQDAEVLEYLAQQNIILSSGHSDATYQQAKDFINKPINAITHLYNAMPPMHDRVPGIIPAIFEHKPYTSIVADGVHVDFSMIRLAKRELGDKLFLITDAVTESTDGVYPHRFDKNRYVMPDGILSGSALTLLKAVQNCVQHAGISLGEAVNMASLYPAQLAALASKGKVEAGYDADLIIFDSEFNIQFTYYKGKRY, from the coding sequence ATGTTAACAGCTTTATACAATACTCTTATCGTATTTAACGGTCAGGTTACTGATGGTAAAGCTGTTATTATTGAGAATAGTCAAATTCAGGCGGTAATTTCTGTAAGTGAAATACCAGCTCAGGCTGAGCGTATTGACTTAAAAGGTGCTTACTTAGCACCAGGGTTAATTGATTTACAAATTTACGGTAGTGGAAAGCAGTTGTTTGGTGGGCATCCATCAGTAGCAGCTTTGCAGGAAATGGAGCTTGATTTACTACAGAAAGGCTGTACGGGCTTTTTAGCAACTGTGGCTACCAATATTGATGAAGTGGTTGTAAAAGCTATAGAGGCGGCTAAGGCTTACCGGCCGCAAGCTATAGGTAGCTTTCTAGGTTTGCACATGGAAGGGTCGTATATCAATCCGTTACGTAGAGGTGCACATCTTGAGCAGCACATCAAAAAAGCTACTCTGAAAGAAATAACGAATTGGATTAATTTGGGCGAAGGTAAAATCAAGATGATTACGCTGGCTCCCGAACTGCAAGATGCCGAAGTGCTCGAGTATTTAGCGCAGCAGAACATTATCCTTTCATCAGGGCATAGTGATGCTACTTATCAGCAGGCAAAAGATTTCATCAACAAGCCCATCAATGCAATAACACATTTGTATAATGCTATGCCGCCTATGCATGATCGGGTACCCGGCATTATACCTGCCATATTTGAACATAAACCTTACACCAGCATTGTAGCTGATGGCGTACATGTTGATTTTTCCATGATTCGGTTAGCCAAACGCGAATTGGGGGATAAGCTGTTTCTGATAACCGATGCAGTTACTGAATCAACTGATGGGGTATACCCACATCGATTTGATAAGAATAGATATGTAATGCCTGATGGAATCCTGTCAGGTTCTGCCTTAACATTGTTGAAAGCTGTGCAGAACTGTGTACAACATGCGGGAATCAGCTTAGGCGAAGCTGTGAATATGGCATCACTTTATCCCGCGCAACTAGCCGCATTAGCAAGTAAAGGAAAAGTTGAAGCCGGATATGACGCGGATTTAATTATTTTTGACTCGGAATTTAACATTCAGTTCACGTATTATAAAGGTAAACGATACTAA
- a CDS encoding RidA family protein — MSTVINTTNAPAPIGPYSQAVLAGNLLFVSGQIAFHPQTGELQLQSIDAETRQVMDNVKAILTEAGLDLSAVVKTSIFLKDMGNFAEVNEIYGSYFTSNFPARETIQVAALPKNVNVEISVIAYKA, encoded by the coding sequence ATGAGCACCGTAATCAACACTACCAATGCACCTGCACCTATTGGCCCATACAGCCAAGCTGTTTTAGCAGGTAACCTGTTATTTGTATCTGGCCAAATTGCCTTTCATCCGCAAACCGGCGAATTGCAGCTACAATCTATTGATGCCGAAACCCGTCAGGTAATGGACAACGTTAAAGCTATCCTGACCGAAGCTGGCCTTGATTTGAGTGCCGTGGTTAAAACCAGCATATTTTTGAAAGATATGGGCAACTTTGCTGAAGTAAACGAAATATATGGGTCATACTTTACCAGCAACTTTCCGGCCCGTGAAACTATACAGGTAGCGGCTTTGCCTAAAAATGTAAATGTTGAAATTTCTGTAATCGCTTATAAAGCCTAA
- a CDS encoding aminopeptidase P N-terminal domain-containing protein, which translates to MKYSSIGDKLFIINRKNFVSRIKPSSIALFNANDEFVRSGDQNFTFKQNPDFFYLTGIDQEQSVLLLFPDCPNPAYKEVLFLRQTNEHIAVWEGNKYTKEEARKVSGIQQIYWLQDFDAILHSIIHYADHIYINTNENDRYVHTVPYRDLRILADLRSKYPLHHYERAAPILRDLRPVKSAVEVELTRKACTITKDAFVRVLKFVKPGVAEYEIEAEIIHEFIRQRATGHAYSPIIASGKNATILHYNDNNQICKDGEVILFDFGAEYANYNADLSRSVPVNGRFTPRQRQVYDAVLRVMRQATQMLVAGTVWNDYHDEVGKIMTSELIELGLLKRHEVDKQDAKMPLYKKYFMHGTSHHLGLDVHDYASRYKPFEVGNILTCEPGIYIPEEGLGIRLENDILITENGNIDLMADIPLEAAEIEEIMNS; encoded by the coding sequence ATGAAATATTCATCCATAGGCGATAAATTATTTATCATAAATAGAAAAAATTTCGTTTCGCGAATAAAGCCATCTTCCATAGCTTTATTCAATGCAAATGACGAATTTGTAAGGAGTGGCGATCAAAATTTCACCTTTAAACAAAATCCTGACTTTTTTTACTTGACAGGCATTGATCAGGAGCAAAGTGTACTGTTGCTTTTTCCGGATTGTCCTAATCCGGCATACAAAGAAGTACTTTTTTTAAGACAAACCAACGAACACATTGCGGTATGGGAAGGTAATAAATATACCAAAGAGGAAGCACGTAAGGTATCAGGTATTCAACAAATATATTGGTTGCAGGATTTTGATGCTATATTACACAGTATTATTCATTATGCTGACCATATTTATATTAATACTAATGAAAATGATCGGTATGTACATACTGTTCCATACCGTGATCTACGCATACTGGCCGACTTACGCAGTAAATACCCTCTACACCATTATGAACGCGCCGCACCCATACTGCGCGATTTACGTCCGGTAAAATCGGCCGTTGAAGTTGAGCTAACCCGAAAAGCCTGCACCATTACTAAAGATGCCTTTGTACGGGTATTAAAGTTTGTAAAGCCCGGCGTAGCTGAATATGAAATAGAAGCTGAAATTATACATGAGTTTATACGGCAACGTGCCACCGGCCATGCCTATAGCCCCATTATTGCCTCTGGTAAAAATGCCACCATTCTGCACTATAATGACAACAACCAGATTTGTAAAGATGGTGAGGTAATTTTATTTGATTTTGGTGCAGAGTACGCTAACTATAATGCCGACCTGAGCCGTTCTGTACCAGTTAACGGGCGCTTTACGCCAAGACAACGGCAGGTATATGATGCCGTGTTACGGGTGATGCGCCAAGCTACCCAGATGCTGGTAGCCGGAACGGTATGGAATGACTACCATGATGAGGTAGGTAAAATAATGACCAGTGAGCTTATTGAACTTGGTTTATTAAAACGGCACGAGGTAGATAAACAGGATGCAAAAATGCCTTTGTACAAAAAATATTTCATGCATGGAACCTCGCACCACTTGGGGTTGGATGTACATGATTATGCCAGCCGCTACAAGCCTTTTGAAGTTGGCAACATTTTAACCTGCGAACCGGGCATTTATATTCCGGAAGAAGGTTTAGGCATTAGGCTGGAGAATGATATTTTAATTACCGAAAATGGCAACATTGACCTGATGGCCGACATTCCGCTGGAGGCAGCAGAGATAGAAGAGATTATGAATAGCTAA
- a CDS encoding acyl-CoA desaturase: MIIIIFFVAHWFLSLFFQTFYLHRYAAHKMFTTHKITERIFHTLTFISQGSSFLNPRAYAIMHREHHAYSDTEKDPHSPHFFTDVFQMMYRTAISFREHERRVKEPEARFKGNYPEWRLIDYYGSLNSTRLMFGLLYAWFYVAFATQWWMFLLLPIQFIMGPLHGAIVNWCGHKYGYSNFDNGDKSKNTTPFDFFMLGELFQNNHHKFPNSPNFGKRWFEVDPVYPVMKALHWMRIIKMRKPSIA, encoded by the coding sequence GTGATAATCATTATCTTTTTTGTAGCCCACTGGTTCTTGTCTTTGTTCTTTCAAACCTTTTATCTGCACCGGTATGCGGCGCATAAAATGTTTACAACGCACAAAATCACTGAGCGTATTTTTCACACGTTAACTTTTATCAGCCAGGGTTCTTCTTTCCTGAATCCGAGAGCTTATGCAATTATGCACCGTGAGCACCATGCTTACAGTGATACTGAAAAAGATCCGCATTCGCCTCACTTCTTTACCGATGTATTTCAGATGATGTACCGTACAGCTATCAGCTTTCGTGAACACGAACGCAGAGTGAAAGAACCGGAAGCACGCTTTAAAGGCAATTACCCGGAATGGCGACTAATAGATTATTATGGTTCATTAAATTCAACCCGTTTGATGTTTGGGCTATTATACGCTTGGTTTTATGTAGCTTTTGCTACCCAGTGGTGGATGTTTTTACTGTTGCCTATCCAATTTATTATGGGCCCGTTACATGGCGCTATTGTTAACTGGTGCGGTCATAAATATGGCTACTCTAACTTTGATAATGGCGATAAATCAAAAAATACTACACCTTTCGACTTTTTCATGTTAGGCGAACTGTTCCAGAACAATCACCATAAATTTCCAAACAGCCCTAACTTTGGCAAACGCTGGTTTGAAGTTGACCCGGTTTACCCGGTAATGAAAGCCCTGCATTGGATGCGCATTATTAAAATGCGTAAACCATCAATAGCTTAA
- the rpsI gene encoding 30S ribosomal protein S9, protein MPTTNTSGRRKTAVARVYLNEGSGALTVNGKDYKEYFPTLPLQYVATQSLLVSGSEGKFDVVANVTGGGVKGQAEAVRLAIAKAIVELDAEKKPALRAKGLMTRDPRMVERKKPGRRKARRRFQFSKR, encoded by the coding sequence ATGCCAACAACTAACACTTCAGGCAGAAGAAAAACAGCTGTTGCCCGCGTTTACTTAAACGAAGGCAGTGGCGCCCTTACCGTTAACGGTAAAGATTACAAAGAATATTTCCCTACCTTACCTTTACAATACGTAGCTACTCAATCTTTACTGGTTTCTGGTTCAGAGGGTAAATTTGACGTGGTTGCTAACGTAACCGGTGGTGGTGTAAAAGGACAAGCAGAAGCTGTTCGTTTAGCTATCGCTAAAGCTATTGTTGAACTTGATGCGGAGAAAAAACCAGCTCTACGCGCTAAAGGTTTAATGACTCGTGACCCACGTATGGTGGAACGTAAAAAACCAGGTCGCCGTAAAGCACGCAGAAGATTCCAATTCAGTAAACGTTAA
- the pyrH gene encoding UMP kinase: MKYKRILLKLSGESLMGDRQYGIDNNRVLQYAHDIKTVSEAGVEIAVVVGGGNIFRGLSAEKSGMERAQADYMGMLATVINCMALQSALEGIGVDTRLQSAIKMEQICEPYIRRRAMTHLATGKIVIFGAGTGNPYFTTDTAASLRAIEIKADVVLKGTRVDGIYTADPEKDPTATRYDEVTFQEVYDKGLNVMDMTAFTLCQENKLPIIVFDMNKPDNFRKVAEGEPIGTLVK; encoded by the coding sequence ATGAAATACAAAAGAATTTTACTGAAACTAAGTGGCGAATCGTTAATGGGTGACCGCCAATATGGTATTGACAATAACCGTGTACTGCAATATGCACATGATATAAAAACAGTGAGTGAAGCTGGTGTCGAGATTGCTGTAGTAGTGGGTGGAGGTAATATTTTCAGAGGACTAAGTGCCGAAAAATCAGGTATGGAACGTGCACAGGCTGATTACATGGGTATGTTGGCTACTGTAATTAACTGTATGGCTTTACAAAGTGCACTGGAAGGTATTGGGGTAGATACTCGTCTGCAATCGGCTATTAAAATGGAGCAGATTTGCGAGCCGTACATTCGCCGCAGAGCCATGACGCATTTGGCAACCGGTAAAATTGTGATTTTTGGTGCAGGTACCGGTAACCCTTATTTTACTACAGATACCGCAGCTTCATTAAGAGCTATCGAGATTAAAGCTGATGTGGTATTAAAAGGAACCCGTGTGGATGGAATTTACACTGCCGATCCGGAGAAAGACCCGACTGCCACTAGGTATGATGAAGTTACTTTCCAGGAGGTGTATGATAAAGGTTTGAATGTAATGGATATGACAGCTTTTACGTTATGTCAGGAAAATAAGCTGCCAATTATTGTATTTGACATGAATAAGCCAGACAACTTCCGCAAAGTAGCTGAGGGAGAACCTATCGGTACTTTGGTAAAGTAG
- a CDS encoding DUF6728 family protein, whose translation MYFFRKKDDNRPTSFNLKVMHIINATAIIMFVLGIIWKLIDWFILKK comes from the coding sequence ATGTACTTTTTCCGTAAAAAAGACGATAACCGGCCAACAAGTTTTAACCTGAAAGTGATGCACATCATCAATGCTACGGCTATAATTATGTTTGTGCTGGGCATCATCTGGAAACTGATTGATTGGTTTATACTAAAAAAATAA
- a CDS encoding Nif3-like dinuclear metal center hexameric protein yields the protein MPNKPANPDDSINRRKFIHHTAGAAGAALLFSAPLVSHAANFLDAEPITVGQIMDKFISQIPNAPFPNTVDTLKAGNRDIQVTGVVTTMFATIELIKKAIDLNANFIIAHEPTFYNHADNTQWLEHDEVYRYKTDLLRKHNIAIWRNHDYIHSLAADGVVKGAVDQLGWQKFSTSSQYIYNLPPTTLANIIAHAKKSLNIQMVRYIGNTQQVCKSAIYMPGSAGGQRQIEAISKYQPDVALCGELSEWETAEYIRDARATGKTTALVVLGHIASEEPGSAFMAQWLKQHIPEVKVTHIPTGNSLSFM from the coding sequence ATGCCAAATAAGCCTGCTAACCCAGACGATTCTATCAACCGCCGGAAATTTATTCATCATACGGCTGGTGCCGCAGGCGCTGCACTACTATTTTCTGCACCGCTGGTAAGCCATGCAGCAAATTTTTTAGATGCAGAACCTATAACCGTTGGACAGATTATGGATAAGTTTATCAGCCAGATCCCAAATGCACCCTTCCCTAACACGGTAGATACTTTAAAAGCAGGCAACCGGGATATTCAGGTAACCGGCGTGGTAACTACTATGTTTGCTACCATTGAGCTAATTAAAAAAGCTATAGACCTGAATGCCAATTTTATTATTGCACACGAGCCTACTTTTTACAACCATGCTGATAATACCCAATGGCTGGAGCACGATGAGGTTTACCGCTACAAAACCGATCTATTGAGAAAACACAACATAGCGATATGGCGCAACCACGACTATATACATAGCCTGGCTGCCGATGGTGTTGTAAAAGGCGCTGTTGACCAATTAGGGTGGCAAAAATTTAGCACTTCCAGCCAGTACATTTATAATTTGCCGCCTACAACACTGGCTAATATCATTGCGCATGCCAAGAAAAGTTTAAACATTCAAATGGTACGTTATATTGGTAACACGCAGCAAGTATGTAAAAGCGCCATTTATATGCCGGGTTCGGCTGGTGGCCAACGCCAAATTGAGGCCATCAGCAAGTATCAGCCTGATGTAGCTTTGTGTGGTGAGTTATCGGAATGGGAAACGGCCGAATATATCAGAGATGCCCGGGCTACCGGCAAAACCACGGCGCTAGTTGTATTAGGACATATTGCCAGCGAAGAGCCAGGCTCAGCATTTATGGCGCAATGGCTGAAACAGCATATACCAGAAGTTAAGGTAACACATATCCCAACAGGCAATTCGCTGTCGTTTATGTAA
- a CDS encoding LLM class flavin-dependent oxidoreductase, whose product MDMKQIRLSVLDQSPVRKGVTAEQAVQETIELARFVDQLGYTRFWISEHHNIGSLAGSTPEVLLAYLGSQTKNLRIGSGGIMLPNHSALKVAENFRMLEALFPGRVDLGMGRAPGTDRLTASVLNPSNQFSEQAFVEQLMDLQNYFHDTAENGPVGTKIRAIPQVQTVPATWLLSSSGQSSMFASHFGMGFSFAHFINPVGGAQAVQLYRSRFQPSADLAQPETNVALFVFCSEDEERIQQQQALMDYRFTQLEKGGNLMPVNYNDIKNVTYTLAEQERIKLNRRRVVTGTPDVVKAQLTQMANTYEVNELIAVTITEHFEDRLQSYQLLAEQFGILEPQAIIN is encoded by the coding sequence ATGGATATGAAACAAATTCGTTTAAGCGTGCTGGATCAGTCGCCAGTACGTAAAGGCGTTACTGCCGAGCAAGCCGTACAAGAAACTATTGAACTGGCCCGCTTTGTCGACCAACTAGGTTATACCCGTTTCTGGATATCAGAACACCATAATATAGGCAGCCTTGCCGGCTCCACGCCCGAAGTACTGCTAGCTTACCTGGGCAGCCAAACTAAAAACCTGCGTATAGGCTCAGGCGGCATTATGCTGCCTAACCATAGCGCTTTAAAAGTAGCCGAAAACTTCCGAATGCTGGAAGCCTTGTTTCCAGGCCGGGTAGATTTGGGTATGGGCCGCGCACCAGGCACCGACCGCCTTACGGCTTCGGTACTTAACCCATCCAACCAATTCAGTGAACAAGCTTTTGTTGAACAGTTGATGGACTTGCAGAATTATTTTCATGATACTGCCGAAAACGGCCCGGTTGGCACCAAAATACGCGCCATTCCACAAGTACAAACGGTACCGGCTACCTGGTTGCTTAGCAGCAGCGGACAAAGCAGCATGTTTGCTTCCCATTTTGGAATGGGTTTTTCGTTTGCGCACTTTATTAATCCAGTAGGCGGCGCACAGGCTGTACAACTTTACCGCAGCCGTTTCCAGCCATCAGCTGATTTGGCTCAACCCGAAACTAATGTAGCCTTATTTGTTTTCTGTTCGGAAGATGAAGAAAGAATACAACAGCAACAAGCTTTGATGGACTACCGGTTTACACAACTGGAAAAAGGCGGCAACCTGATGCCGGTAAACTATAATGATATTAAAAATGTAACATACACCTTAGCCGAGCAGGAGCGCATTAAACTTAACCGCCGACGTGTAGTTACAGGTACTCCTGATGTGGTAAAAGCGCAGCTTACCCAAATGGCCAATACCTATGAGGTAAATGAACTCATAGCCGTTACCATCACCGAGCATTTTGAAGACCGTTTGCAATCGTATCAGCTTTTAGCCGAACAATTTGGTATTCTTGAACCCCAAGCGATTATCAATTAA
- the rpsB gene encoding 30S ribosomal protein S2: MARTTYQDLLDAGVHFGHLTRKWDPKMAQYIFMERNGIHIIDLNKTLSKVEDAAAAIKQIVKSGRKVLFVATKKQAKDIVADYAKTVNMPFVTERWLGGMLTNFATVRKSIKKMSNIDKLTKDGTYSNLSKKERLMIQRERVKLETLLGGISDLNRLPAALFLIDVKKEHIAVSEALKLNIPTFAMVDTNSDPSNIDFPIPANDDATKSISLITGIIIQAIQEGLDERKREKEDEAEKEAAASKAKADGGDENTRRRRNAAETEAPSTSTDVTASEGHGA; the protein is encoded by the coding sequence ATGGCAAGAACAACATATCAGGACTTACTGGATGCAGGTGTACACTTTGGTCACCTTACCCGCAAATGGGATCCGAAAATGGCTCAGTACATTTTCATGGAGCGTAACGGTATCCATATTATCGATTTAAATAAAACCTTAAGTAAGGTTGAAGATGCCGCAGCGGCTATCAAACAAATAGTAAAATCAGGCCGTAAAGTATTATTTGTAGCTACTAAAAAGCAAGCAAAAGATATCGTAGCTGATTATGCTAAAACCGTAAACATGCCTTTCGTAACCGAGCGTTGGTTAGGTGGTATGTTAACTAACTTTGCTACTGTACGTAAGTCAATCAAAAAGATGTCAAACATCGATAAATTGACTAAAGATGGTACTTACAGCAACCTTTCTAAAAAAGAGCGTCTGATGATTCAGCGTGAGCGTGTAAAACTGGAAACTTTATTAGGTGGTATTTCTGACCTGAACCGTTTACCAGCTGCTCTGTTCCTGATCGACGTTAAGAAAGAGCACATCGCTGTTTCTGAAGCTTTGAAGTTAAATATCCCAACCTTTGCCATGGTGGATACTAACTCTGATCCTTCAAACATCGATTTCCCTATCCCGGCTAACGATGATGCAACTAAATCAATTTCTTTGATTACCGGTATCATTATCCAAGCTATTCAGGAAGGTTTAGACGAGCGTAAACGCGAGAAAGAAGACGAAGCTGAAAAAGAAGCAGCTGCATCAAAAGCTAAAGCTGATGGTGGTGACGAAAACACCCGTCGCCGCAGAAATGCTGCTGAAACTGAAGCGCCGTCAACCAGTACTGACGTTACCGCTAGTGAAGGCCACGGCGCATAA
- a CDS encoding OmpA family protein encodes MNYSTLKKTVAFSFASLMAVGAAKAQTSTTDTTMKMSQTGTAKVFGGRGQYKTLSFGVNAGILSPALATGGVHDFTDYNVELGYGASLRWQLAHSFGLQLDAQGGEVSGDNFSAIGRTRDGLRSYDTRIWSGTLSGVVNVAQIDYLRRKNAITFFVKGGAGMVWYHPEVITQSGAFAEYLNSDGSKHYVKSLVIPIGAGVKFRLSDALNFTLGYTENFTDDDNLDALKRGYPSKDKYSYGYGGFEYTFGSSSKPNLDWVNPVAMMYDELYDAALRQEVEALKGRVTNVENAVNDLKKDSDGDGVSDQFDKCPGTPAGTVVDGAGCPIKFPTDTVATATAAAYSNIQFDFDSSVLRTSSYGVLDAVSADMRSNTGKTAELDGYASSEGTAAHNMRLSKDRANSVKTYLVNSGVEARRLKVKAYGETNPIADNSTEEGRVQNRRVEFKQK; translated from the coding sequence ATGAACTATTCTACATTAAAGAAAACAGTCGCTTTTTCGTTTGCGTCTTTAATGGCAGTAGGAGCAGCTAAAGCTCAAACTTCCACTACTGACACAACTATGAAAATGTCGCAAACTGGTACTGCCAAAGTATTTGGTGGTCGCGGTCAGTACAAAACATTAAGCTTTGGCGTTAACGCAGGTATCTTATCACCTGCATTAGCTACCGGTGGCGTACATGATTTCACTGATTACAACGTTGAGTTAGGTTACGGTGCGTCATTAAGATGGCAACTGGCTCACTCATTCGGTTTACAATTAGATGCACAAGGTGGTGAAGTATCAGGTGATAACTTCAGCGCTATTGGTCGTACTCGTGACGGTTTGCGTTCTTATGACACTCGTATCTGGTCTGGTACTTTGAGCGGTGTTGTTAACGTAGCTCAAATTGATTACCTACGTCGTAAAAATGCTATCACTTTCTTCGTTAAAGGTGGTGCTGGTATGGTATGGTATCATCCAGAAGTTATTACTCAATCAGGTGCATTTGCTGAATATCTGAACTCTGATGGTTCAAAACATTACGTAAAAAGCTTAGTAATCCCTATCGGTGCTGGTGTTAAATTCCGTCTATCTGACGCGTTAAACTTCACCTTAGGTTACACTGAGAACTTTACTGATGACGATAACTTAGACGCTTTAAAACGCGGTTACCCATCTAAAGATAAATACTCATACGGTTACGGTGGTTTCGAATATACATTCGGTTCTTCATCAAAACCAAACCTGGATTGGGTAAACCCAGTAGCTATGATGTATGACGAACTGTATGATGCAGCTTTACGTCAAGAAGTTGAAGCTTTAAAAGGCCGTGTTACTAACGTTGAAAATGCAGTTAACGACCTGAAAAAAGATTCTGACGGTGACGGTGTATCTGATCAATTCGACAAATGCCCAGGTACTCCTGCTGGTACAGTAGTTGATGGTGCTGGTTGCCCAATCAAATTCCCTACTGATACTGTAGCTACTGCTACTGCTGCTGCTTACTCAAACATTCAGTTTGACTTCGATAGCTCAGTATTACGTACTTCATCTTACGGTGTACTGGATGCAGTTTCTGCTGATATGCGCTCTAACACTGGTAAAACTGCTGAATTAGACGGTTACGCTTCATCTGAAGGTACTGCTGCTCACAACATGCGTTTATCAAAAGACCGTGCTAACTCAGTAAAAACTTACTTAGTTAACTCAGGTGTTGAAGCTCGTCGTTTAAAAGTGAAAGCATATGGTGAAACTAACCCAATTGCTGACAACTCAACTGAAGAAGGACGCGTACAAAACCGTCGTGTTGAGTTCAAACAAAAATAA
- the tsf gene encoding translation elongation factor Ts, with protein sequence MSTVQISASDVNKLRQQTGAGMMDCKKALTETNGDFEAAIDYLRKKGAKVAASRQDRESNEGVVIARTSETADRGVIIELNCETDFVAKNAEFIAFANAIANTAVQNKPATIDDLYNLEIDTETNRVKLGEAITDMTGKIGEKIGVSKYEVLEAGKVVAYIHGNFRLGVLVGLSANPAGAEEAGKDVAMQIAAMNPVALDKDDVDATTIERELAIAREQIRAEGKPEAMVEKIAAGKLNKFYKDSTLLNQEFVKDPSKSIAQFLSGVDKGLTVTAFKRVALGA encoded by the coding sequence ATGTCTACAGTACAAATTTCTGCATCAGACGTTAACAAACTGCGCCAGCAAACAGGTGCAGGTATGATGGACTGCAAAAAAGCTTTGACTGAAACCAACGGCGATTTTGAAGCAGCCATTGATTACTTAAGAAAAAAAGGAGCTAAAGTAGCTGCCAGCCGTCAGGACCGTGAATCAAACGAAGGTGTGGTTATTGCCCGCACTTCAGAAACTGCCGACCGTGGTGTAATTATTGAATTAAACTGCGAAACTGACTTCGTAGCTAAAAATGCAGAGTTTATTGCTTTTGCTAACGCAATTGCTAACACTGCTGTTCAAAATAAACCAGCTACTATAGACGATTTATATAACCTGGAAATTGACACTGAAACCAATCGTGTAAAATTAGGTGAAGCTATCACCGACATGACTGGTAAAATTGGTGAAAAGATCGGTGTATCTAAATACGAAGTATTAGAAGCTGGAAAAGTTGTGGCTTACATTCACGGTAACTTCCGTTTAGGTGTATTAGTTGGCTTAAGCGCTAACCCTGCCGGTGCTGAAGAAGCTGGTAAAGACGTAGCTATGCAAATTGCTGCTATGAACCCAGTTGCTTTAGATAAAGATGATGTTGACGCTACTACTATTGAGCGTGAATTAGCTATTGCTCGTGAGCAAATCCGTGCTGAAGGTAAACCTGAAGCCATGGTAGAAAAAATTGCTGCTGGTAAGCTGAACAAATTCTATAAAGATTCAACTCTGTTAAATCAGGAGTTCGTAAAAGATCCATCTAAAAGCATCGCTCAGTTCCTGAGTGGTGTTGATAAAGGTTTAACTGTAACCGCGTTTAAGCGAGTTGCTTTAGGAGCTTAA
- the rplM gene encoding 50S ribosomal protein L13, with the protein MNTLSYKTVSANKKTVNKEWVVVDAQGEILGRLTSKIASIIRGKHKPGFTPNVDCGDNVIVINADKVKLTGNKFSDKQYVSYTGYPGGQRFISPKELMAKFPERVIEKAVRGMLPKNRLGRAIYGNLYVYAGAEHPHAAQNPKTI; encoded by the coding sequence GTGAATACGTTAAGTTACAAAACTGTCTCAGCCAACAAAAAGACCGTTAACAAGGAATGGGTAGTTGTTGACGCACAAGGCGAGATTTTGGGGCGCTTAACCTCTAAGATTGCATCAATCATCAGAGGAAAACACAAGCCAGGCTTCACCCCAAACGTAGACTGCGGTGATAACGTGATTGTTATCAATGCAGACAAGGTAAAACTGACCGGAAACAAATTCAGCGACAAGCAATATGTTTCTTACACTGGTTACCCTGGTGGTCAGCGTTTCATTTCTCCTAAGGAGTTAATGGCTAAATTCCCTGAGCGTGTAATTGAAAAAGCCGTTCGTGGTATGTTACCTAAAAATCGTTTGGGCAGAGCTATTTATGGCAACCTGTATGTTTATGCCGGCGCCGAGCATCCGCACGCTGCACAAAACCCAAAAACCATTTAA